Proteins encoded by one window of Sphaerodactylus townsendi isolate TG3544 linkage group LG02, MPM_Stown_v2.3, whole genome shotgun sequence:
- the LOC125426339 gene encoding disintegrin and metalloproteinase domain-containing protein 20-like — MTSNLVWLLMLVLRDILTAVRIPPQGYRYASYEVIIPRRQTLSYGQQDPQELTYLLKIEGESHMVQLRQKKDLVPKHFTVFTYNKEGDILVDYPFIRDDCFYDGLIHGRPLALVALSTCSQGLRGLLRVENKTYEIKPIQTSSTFQHVVYRLEEEEEAFHLRCGLTVEKQHHQMAMIRNVENVAKISSRGSWWTHTRYAKVAVVVEHERYVQFGRNETVVAMQLLDIIHMANSFYAPLGVHVSLVGMELWSEKNLIPIAGKLDTVLHDFNLWRQNVLAPRLEHDSSHLFIYKKFGTDLGLAYVAGMCSPEHASAVESYVTSILISFAIIFTHELGHNLGMRHDEGHCICELPNCIMAKLHTLSHKFSSCSYNDYYTEIILGRKECMKIRPDPNKLYMPKFCGNGVLEDGEECDCGSKVECESDPCCQSDCKLSSGVICAFGECCSKCQYLPVGTVCRKSTSICDLPEYCNGTSAWCPEDVYIQDGAPCQDGAHCYHGNCSTHEEQCKIIFGSKATVASEACFRELNTRGDRFGNCGITKGSDFKGCKVQDIFCGRIQCENINYLPSMEEHNSIIQTRINNRLCWGTDYHNGMRIADTGAIRDGTPCGNGMICINRECTSVSFLKFDCNITKCHNRGTCNNQKHCHCDYGSAPPYCTSKGYGGSIDSGPPPPHKAISARTIEGIVIFLCAAVCLGLCLYSKSRLMPWYRRLSGRLYPMA; from the coding sequence ATGACTAGTAACCTCGTCTGGTTGCTGATGCTGGTCCTGAGAGACATTTTGACTGCTGTTCGAATACCACCTCAAGGGTATAGATATGCCTCTTATGAAGTGATCATCCCCAGGAGACAGACCCTCAGCTATGGACAACAAGATCCTCAAGAACTTACCTACTTGCTGAAGATTGAGGGGGAAAGCCACATGGTTCAGCTCAGACAAAAGAAAGACTTGGTCCCTAAACACTTTACTGTATTCACTTACAATAAGGAGGGGGATATCCTGGTGGACTATCCTTTCATCAGGGATGATTGTTTCTATGATGGTTTAATACATGGTAGGCCTCTTGCTTTGGTTGCCCTCAGCACTTGCTCACAGGGCCTAAGAGGTCTGTTGCGAGTAGAAAATAAGACCTATGAAATTAAGCCTATCCAAACATCTTCTACCTTTCAACATGTGGTGTACAgactggaagaagaggaagaggcttTCCACCTGAGGTGTGGGCTAACAGTGGAAAAGCAACATCATCAAATGGCCATGATCAGAAATGTAGAAAATGTAGCTAAAATTTCTTCTAGAGGATCCTGGTGGACACACACCAGATATGCGAAAGTTGCAGTTGTAGTAGAACATGAGCGATATGTCCAGTTTGGCCGAAATGAAACTGTTGTTGCTATGCAACTGTTGGATATCATCCATATGGCAAATTCATTTTATGCTCCACTTGGTGTACATGTGTCCCTGGTTGGGATGGAATTATGGTCGGAAAAAAACCTCATCCCAATTGCTGGCAAGTTGGATACTGTGCTTCATGATTTCAATCTGTGGAGACAAAATGTTCTTGCACCACGCCTAGAGCATGATTCaagtcatttatttatatataaaaaatttGGAACTGATCTTGGATTAGCATATGTTGCAGGTATGTGTTCACCTGAGCATGCATCTGCTGTTGAATCATATGTCACTTCTATTTTGATCTCTTTTGCGATTATTTTTACCCATGAGTTGGGGCATAATCTTGGCATGAGGCATGATGAAGGGCACTGTATTTGTGAACTACCAAATTGTATTATGGCTAAACTTCATACCCTCTCTCATAAATTTAGCAGCTGCAGTTATAATGATTATTACACTGAAATAATTCTGGGTAGAAAAGAATGTATGAAAATACGTCCAGATCCCAATAAACTGTATATGCCCAAATTCTGTGGAAATGGAGTACTAGAAGATGGAGAAGAATGTGACTGTGGTTCAAAAGTCGAATGTGAATCAGATCCCTGTTGCCAGTCCGATTGCAAGTTGAGTTCAGGTGTCATTTGTGCTTTTGGAGAGTGCTGCTCCAAATGCCAGTATCTTCCGGTGGGAACTGTTTGCAGGAAAAGTACTAGTATCTGTGACCTACCAGAGTATTGCAATGGGACTTCAGCATGGTGTCCTGAAGATGTTTATATACAAGATGGGGCCCCATGTCAAGATGGGGCCCACTGTTATCATGGGAATTGCTCTACTCATGAAGAACAGTGCAAGATTATCTTTGGTTCAAAAGCAACAGTTGCTTCAGAGGCCTGCTTCAGAGAACTGAATACACGAGGTGATCGTTTTGGTAATTGTGGCATTACTAAAGGCTCAGATTTTAAGGGGTGTAAAGTTCAAGACATCTTTTGTGGCAGGATCCAATGTGAAAACATTAATTATTTACCTTCAATGGAGGAGCACAATAGCATAATTCAAACTCGCATTAATAATAGGCTATGCTGGGGGACAGATTACCATAATGGAATGAGGATAGCTGATACTGGAGCCATTAGAGATGGAACACCATGTGGCAATGGCATGATATGTATTAATAGGGAATGTACCAGTGTTTCCTTCTTGAAGTTCGATTGTAATATAACAAAGTGCCATAATCGAGGAACATGCAACAACCAGAAACATTGTCATTGTGATTATGGCTCTGCTCCTCCGTACTGTACAAGTAAAGGTTATGGTGGCAGTATTGACAGTGGTCCTCCTCCACCCCATAAGGCTATCAGTGCAAGAACTATAGAAGGAATTGTAATTTTCCTTTGTGCTGCTGTATGTTTAGGCCTGTGTTTATATTCCAAGTCTAGATTGATGCCATGGTATAGAAGATTGAGTGGAAGACTCTATCCAATGGCATGA